The following are encoded in a window of Flavobacterium cupriresistens genomic DNA:
- a CDS encoding DUF3857 domain-containing protein, with the protein MKCSFYTLFFFLFSLVSFAQKNFYTSASIADSLKENANAVVRLNQIDIEIASQRDMTIKTQKVVTVLNEKGLKLVEAFEHYDKTSSVNSIEAIVYDAFGVEIKKIRRKDFKDLSTVSGSTLFSDNRIVYLDYTPVSYPFTIVYTSEVETSNTAFIPQWYPLASYYLSIEKSVLNVTYPNDLGFKKKEFAFSGFDIKKTTDTNTQLSYVTGTILAQKTEDLSPSYSDLFPRVMMGVEKFHLEGVDGTATTWEAFGKWYGDKILTGTTVLPEETIAKIKALVGNEKDPVKKARIIYDYVQKKSRYVNIAIGIGGWKPMYATDVDRLGYGDCKALTNYTKALLQTVDVPSYNTILYGDTYKRNIQSDFVSMQGNHMILAIPTGDSYTWLECTSQDDPFGYQGIFTDDRDVLVVKPEGGVIVRTKIYDDKGNAQTDKGTYTLDENGSFTGSVSIVSDGSQYNSKARVEHLPPNEKEAHYKEYWDNINNLKLEKITFTNDKENIRFTENIHVSAESYATISANKMIFVVDAFNQSGGNVKRIRNRKNPFQIQRGYLDSDEIEINLPAGFSIEFLPAPYELKGKFGEYKTEIIKKENNKLTYKRSMFLNKGKYSNKEYDEYRLFMEQVAKNDNAKIVLIKN; encoded by the coding sequence ATGAAATGCTCTTTTTACACGTTATTTTTTTTCCTGTTTTCTCTTGTCTCTTTTGCTCAGAAAAACTTCTACACTTCAGCTTCTATTGCAGATAGTCTCAAAGAAAATGCCAATGCTGTTGTTCGTTTAAATCAAATTGATATTGAAATTGCTTCGCAAAGAGATATGACGATTAAAACACAAAAAGTGGTAACGGTTTTGAATGAAAAAGGATTAAAATTAGTGGAAGCATTTGAACACTATGATAAAACAAGTTCTGTAAATAGTATCGAAGCGATTGTTTACGATGCTTTTGGTGTTGAAATCAAGAAAATTAGACGAAAAGATTTTAAAGATCTAAGCACAGTAAGCGGAAGCACTCTTTTTTCAGATAATCGAATTGTTTATTTAGATTATACACCCGTTTCTTATCCTTTTACGATTGTTTATACTAGTGAAGTGGAGACTTCAAATACGGCTTTTATACCCCAATGGTATCCTTTGGCTAGTTATTATTTGAGCATTGAGAAAAGTGTTCTAAATGTTACCTACCCCAATGATCTCGGATTTAAAAAGAAAGAATTCGCATTTTCGGGTTTTGATATTAAAAAGACCACAGATACCAATACCCAATTGTCTTATGTGACGGGTACGATTCTAGCGCAAAAAACCGAAGACCTTAGTCCGTCTTACAGCGATCTTTTTCCCAGAGTAATGATGGGGGTGGAAAAATTTCACTTAGAAGGTGTTGATGGAACGGCTACTACCTGGGAAGCCTTTGGTAAATGGTATGGAGATAAGATTTTAACAGGAACTACAGTCCTGCCGGAAGAAACTATTGCCAAAATAAAAGCACTTGTTGGTAACGAAAAAGATCCTGTCAAGAAAGCAAGAATCATTTATGATTATGTTCAGAAAAAATCAAGATACGTAAACATCGCTATTGGTATTGGAGGTTGGAAGCCAATGTACGCAACAGACGTAGACCGTTTGGGATATGGAGATTGCAAGGCATTGACAAATTATACCAAAGCACTGCTGCAAACGGTTGATGTTCCTTCCTATAATACAATTTTGTATGGAGACACTTACAAAAGAAATATTCAATCTGACTTTGTTTCCATGCAGGGAAACCATATGATTTTGGCAATTCCAACAGGGGATAGTTATACCTGGTTAGAATGCACAAGTCAGGATGATCCTTTTGGTTATCAGGGAATATTTACGGATGACAGAGACGTTTTAGTGGTGAAGCCTGAAGGAGGGGTCATTGTGAGAACTAAAATATACGATGATAAAGGAAATGCACAAACCGATAAAGGAACCTATACTTTAGATGAAAACGGAAGTTTTACAGGTTCAGTTTCAATTGTGTCAGACGGGTCTCAGTATAATTCGAAGGCAAGAGTAGAACACCTGCCGCCAAATGAAAAAGAAGCACATTATAAAGAATATTGGGATAATATCAATAATTTAAAATTAGAGAAAATAACCTTTACAAACGACAAAGAGAATATCCGTTTTACAGAAAATATTCATGTAAGTGCGGAGAGTTATGCTACTATTTCAGCTAACAAAATGATTTTTGTTGTGGATGCCTTCAATCAGAGTGGTGGTAATGTAAAACGAATCAGAAATAGAAAAAATCCATTTCAAATTCAACGTGGGTATCTGGATTCAGATGAAATCGAAATTAACCTGCCAGCGGGTTTTAGCATTGAATTTTTACCTGCCCCTTACGAGTTGAAAGGGAAATTCGGAGAATACAAAACCGAAATTATTAAAAAAGAGAATAATAAATTGACATACAAACGCTCTATGTTTTTAAATAAAGGAAAATATTCTAATAAAGAATACGACGAATACCGCCTTTTTATGGAGCAAGTAGCAAAAAATGATAACGCCAAAATTGTACTAATAAAGAACTAA
- the dtd gene encoding D-aminoacyl-tRNA deacylase — protein sequence MKVVIQRVSEASVTVDQKKVADIQKGLLILVGIEEADTQDDIEWLTGKILKMRIFADENEVMNCSVQDIDGDIIVVSQFTLHASTKKGNRPSYIKAAKPEFAIPMYETFVTSLEKEFNKKVQAGIFGADMKVSLLNDGPVTILMDSKNRE from the coding sequence ATGAAAGTAGTTATTCAAAGAGTTTCAGAAGCATCAGTAACGGTTGACCAGAAAAAGGTTGCGGATATTCAAAAAGGATTGTTGATTTTAGTCGGAATTGAAGAGGCCGATACACAGGATGATATTGAATGGCTGACCGGAAAAATACTTAAAATGAGAATTTTTGCTGATGAAAATGAGGTTATGAATTGCTCCGTTCAGGATATTGACGGTGATATCATCGTGGTAAGTCAGTTTACACTTCATGCTTCTACTAAAAAAGGGAATCGTCCTTCTTATATAAAAGCGGCGAAACCGGAATTTGCTATACCTATGTATGAGACCTTTGTAACATCTTTAGAAAAAGAATTTAACAAAAAAGTGCAAGCGGGTATTTTTGGTGCAGATATGAAAGTCAGTTTGTTAAATGATGGCCCGGTTACCATTTTGATGGACAGTAAAAACAGGGAGTAA
- the rsgA gene encoding ribosome small subunit-dependent GTPase A → MTGLVYKSTGSWYTVKSENGDFIECRMKGKFRMKGIKSTNPIAVGDIVDYELEETSDTLTGTIHTIHERKNYIVRKSVNLSHQMHIIASNIDRVFLLITINNPPTTFNFIDRFLVTAEAYNIETILVFNKIDTFDEPTLEDQLYMQHVYQQIGYKCLRVSSTEMKGIEELKEMMIGKVSMFSGHSGVGKSTLVNAMEPSLHLKTKTISEASKQGQHTTTFAEMYDLSFNAKIIDTPGIKGFGIVDMEKEEISGYFPEFFKLKDQCKFNNCLHKEEPHCAIKAALEKDEIAWSRYNSYLKILEGDDENYRTDSYDEDRKASDELRK, encoded by the coding sequence ATGACAGGACTCGTTTATAAATCTACAGGGAGCTGGTACACTGTGAAATCTGAAAATGGAGATTTTATAGAATGCCGTATGAAAGGGAAGTTTAGGATGAAAGGTATTAAAAGTACCAATCCTATAGCCGTAGGAGATATTGTGGATTATGAACTCGAAGAAACCTCTGATACATTAACAGGAACGATTCACACCATTCACGAAAGAAAAAACTATATCGTTCGTAAATCGGTGAATTTGTCTCATCAAATGCATATTATCGCTTCGAATATTGATCGGGTTTTTTTATTGATAACGATTAATAATCCACCGACAACATTCAACTTTATCGACCGTTTTTTAGTAACGGCTGAAGCCTACAATATCGAAACGATTTTGGTTTTTAATAAAATAGATACTTTTGATGAGCCTACTTTAGAAGATCAGTTGTATATGCAACATGTCTATCAGCAAATTGGTTATAAATGTCTTCGTGTTTCGTCAACAGAAATGAAAGGTATTGAAGAGTTAAAAGAAATGATGATTGGTAAAGTAAGCATGTTTTCAGGGCATTCCGGTGTTGGTAAATCAACTTTGGTAAATGCGATGGAACCTTCTTTACATCTTAAAACCAAAACCATTTCTGAAGCCAGTAAACAAGGACAACATACAACGACTTTTGCAGAAATGTACGATTTGTCTTTTAATGCAAAAATCATCGACACCCCCGGAATCAAAGGTTTTGGGATCGTAGACATGGAAAAAGAAGAAATCAGTGGTTATTTTCCTGAATTTTTCAAATTAAAAGACCAATGTAAGTTCAACAATTGCCTGCACAAGGAAGAACCTCATTGCGCCATAAAAGCGGCTTTAGAAAAAGATGAAATTGCCTGGTCGCGTTACAATAGTTATTTGAAGATTTTAGAAGGAGATGATGAAAATTATCGTACGGATTCTTATGACGAAGACCGAAAAGCAAGTGATGAATTGAGGAAATAA
- a CDS encoding VIT domain-containing protein, translated as MKSKMHPFKLEKIQLKLNLLLCFLLFLGAKTFAQSPELTVKGEEAQKVRMSQLIVNVKVVGNIAYTTAEMHFFNSGNRQMEAELIFPLPENVSVSRYAIDINGKMREAVPVNKNKGKQVFEAIEHRRVDPGLLEKVDGNNFRTRIYPLMPNGERIVIIGYEEELAAFDKNNLAYQLVSRYPVKLDKFELNVSVLGAAASPTIAENSGEEIAFSKWNQSFQTSLKKENYQPSEKLLFKIPIQQNIPSVVMQTIQDQHYFYGSTFIEGNKIAKKMPASIGLVWDNSLSCQNRDLKKELDLLDAYFQKIKNTTVSLYFLNYTFEKDKDYVVSNGNWSALKNVLQSTRYDGGTRFSKINFPNHDEFLFFSDGLSSLSENVLPKTNKPIYTITSSVSADFTFLNYASMKTGGNFINLNQLNPINALDKLTNNTLKFLGIKENLTVTDLYPMKGASVSGNFSFAGISLNPKNEITLLFGYFGEAILERKITLDAAVQYTTDVSIEKLWAQKKIANLDLQYDKNAEEIEILGKKYGIITKNTSLIVLEELRDYMAYDIVPPAELRAEFDRIKKQEQDTNLAKQKNNWENIDDYFTELDSWWKQNIKYTRTKPLPKPKNKPGGGSNTVSQTTFRRNSSITNGYVSGIVLDEQNQPLPGASVRSDMESVAADFDGKFRVKASENSTIVVSYVGLDTDSFNIGRNNEVTVRLQESSRALNEVVVTSALSMRSEGGSVSYAREPVSEAAYSKGEANDVPPPPAPQVDQVKFVSPVVARANEITEEANANKEKREQAETISDTLNFRAGDINFDKNQKESKTWNPDRLYLKALAAAPKEKQYELYFELRKVQERNPSFYFDVAHFFYNQGDVKKALQVISNIADLGLENHQLYKTLTYTLRQWKAYDDALFTAKQIAKWRAHEPQSLRDYALALEDAGKYQEAFDQLIKALEVNYYGEMSGQYEGVEDIILMDINRLMLEHKGLNSEKLDKKYLKKMPIDIRVVMNWNLMDVDLDLHIIEPTGEECYYGHTVTEAGAKFSKDFTQGYGPEQYLIRNAVKGKYQIKTNYFGERELTESGPATVMIEIYTTKEGKTTRVLKTIQLGKVKENELLAEIVW; from the coding sequence ATGAAATCAAAAATGCACCCATTTAAGCTGGAAAAGATTCAACTAAAATTGAATTTATTGCTTTGTTTTTTATTGTTTTTAGGAGCGAAAACTTTTGCGCAAAGTCCTGAACTAACAGTCAAAGGAGAGGAGGCTCAAAAAGTCAGAATGAGTCAGCTCATCGTTAATGTAAAAGTGGTAGGGAATATCGCTTACACGACTGCCGAAATGCATTTTTTCAATTCAGGCAACCGTCAGATGGAAGCAGAACTTATTTTTCCGTTGCCCGAAAATGTTTCGGTTTCGAGATATGCTATTGATATAAACGGGAAAATGCGCGAAGCAGTTCCGGTAAATAAAAACAAAGGGAAACAAGTTTTCGAAGCTATCGAACACCGTCGCGTTGACCCGGGATTATTGGAGAAAGTAGACGGAAATAACTTCAGAACCAGAATCTATCCTTTGATGCCAAATGGAGAGCGAATCGTAATTATTGGTTACGAAGAAGAGCTTGCGGCTTTTGATAAGAATAATTTAGCCTATCAATTGGTTAGTCGTTATCCGGTTAAACTGGATAAATTTGAGTTGAATGTTTCGGTTTTAGGGGCAGCTGCATCTCCGACAATTGCGGAAAATTCAGGCGAGGAAATTGCTTTTTCAAAATGGAACCAATCGTTTCAAACTTCATTAAAAAAGGAAAATTATCAGCCTTCTGAGAAGTTACTTTTTAAGATTCCCATTCAGCAGAATATTCCGAGTGTGGTAATGCAGACGATACAGGATCAGCATTATTTTTATGGAAGTACTTTTATTGAAGGAAATAAGATTGCCAAAAAAATGCCGGCTTCAATCGGTTTGGTTTGGGATAATTCTTTGAGTTGCCAGAATCGCGATCTGAAAAAGGAATTGGATTTGCTAGACGCTTATTTTCAAAAAATAAAAAATACGACTGTAAGTTTGTATTTCCTGAATTATACTTTTGAAAAGGATAAAGATTATGTGGTATCAAATGGGAATTGGTCTGCCTTAAAAAACGTATTGCAAAGCACAAGATATGATGGAGGTACTCGTTTCTCTAAAATAAATTTCCCAAATCATGATGAATTCTTGTTCTTTTCGGATGGATTATCTTCTTTGAGCGAGAATGTTTTACCAAAAACGAATAAGCCAATTTATACAATTACTTCTTCCGTTTCTGCTGATTTTACTTTTTTGAATTATGCATCGATGAAGACTGGAGGTAATTTTATCAATCTGAATCAATTAAATCCGATTAATGCTTTAGATAAATTGACCAATAATACGTTGAAGTTTTTGGGCATAAAAGAAAATCTTACGGTTACAGATTTGTATCCGATGAAAGGAGCTTCTGTTTCGGGGAATTTTAGTTTTGCTGGAATTTCACTGAATCCGAAAAATGAAATCACGTTGTTGTTTGGATATTTTGGTGAGGCAATTTTAGAACGAAAAATTACGCTGGATGCGGCTGTTCAATATACTACAGACGTTAGTATCGAAAAGTTATGGGCTCAGAAAAAAATTGCTAATCTTGATTTGCAGTACGACAAGAATGCGGAAGAAATTGAGATTTTAGGAAAAAAGTACGGAATTATAACCAAGAATACTTCGCTGATTGTTTTAGAAGAGCTTCGCGATTATATGGCGTATGATATTGTTCCTCCTGCAGAATTGCGTGCCGAATTTGACAGAATTAAAAAACAGGAACAGGATACAAACCTGGCCAAGCAGAAAAATAATTGGGAGAATATTGATGATTATTTTACAGAGCTAGATTCCTGGTGGAAACAAAATATCAAATATACAAGGACAAAACCTTTGCCGAAGCCAAAAAATAAACCCGGAGGAGGATCAAATACGGTTTCGCAAACGACTTTCAGAAGAAATTCGAGTATTACAAACGGCTATGTTTCGGGTATTGTTTTAGATGAACAAAATCAGCCTTTGCCGGGAGCTTCTGTTAGATCAGATATGGAAAGTGTTGCTGCTGATTTTGATGGGAAATTTAGGGTAAAAGCTTCTGAAAACAGTACCATTGTCGTTTCTTATGTCGGATTGGATACCGATTCATTCAATATTGGCAGAAACAATGAGGTTACGGTACGGTTACAAGAGAGTTCACGGGCACTAAATGAAGTTGTAGTCACATCAGCATTAAGTATGCGAAGCGAGGGAGGATCGGTCTCTTATGCGAGAGAACCCGTTTCAGAGGCTGCATATTCAAAAGGTGAAGCTAACGATGTGCCTCCTCCTCCAGCCCCGCAGGTAGATCAGGTGAAGTTTGTTTCCCCTGTTGTGGCCAGAGCAAACGAGATCACTGAAGAAGCAAATGCAAATAAGGAAAAGCGGGAGCAAGCAGAGACCATTAGTGATACTTTGAATTTTAGAGCTGGGGATATAAATTTTGACAAGAACCAAAAGGAATCTAAAACATGGAATCCGGATCGTTTGTACCTAAAAGCATTGGCAGCAGCACCAAAAGAAAAACAATACGAGTTGTATTTTGAATTAAGAAAGGTACAGGAGAGAAATCCGAGTTTTTATTTTGATGTGGCGCACTTTTTCTACAATCAGGGTGATGTGAAAAAAGCATTGCAGGTAATTAGCAACATTGCTGATTTAGGATTAGAGAACCATCAGCTTTACAAAACGCTGACGTATACCTTACGTCAGTGGAAAGCGTACGACGATGCTTTGTTTACAGCAAAACAGATTGCAAAATGGAGAGCACACGAGCCACAAAGTTTGCGTGATTATGCCTTGGCTTTGGAAGATGCAGGGAAATATCAGGAAGCTTTTGATCAATTGATAAAAGCACTTGAAGTAAATTATTATGGAGAAATGAGCGGACAGTATGAAGGAGTTGAAGATATTATTCTGATGGATATTAACCGTTTGATGCTGGAACATAAAGGTTTGAATTCGGAAAAATTAGATAAAAAGTATCTTAAAAAAATGCCGATAGACATTCGGGTTGTTATGAATTGGAACCTGATGGATGTTGATTTAGACTTGCATATTATTGAACCAACAGGTGAAGAATGTTATTATGGTCATACGGTAACAGAAGCCGGAGCAAAATTTTCAAAAGATTTTACTCAAGGTTATGGGCCGGAGCAATATTTAATCAGAAATGCTGTGAAAGGGAAATACCAAATCAAAACGAATTATTTTGGTGAACGTGAATTAACAGAAAGTGGTCCTGCAACCGTAATGATTGAGATTTATACCACTAAAGAAGGAAAAACGACCCGAGTTTTAAAAACCATTCAATTAGGGAAAGTAAAAGAAAATGAGCTTTTAGCAGAAATTGTGTGGTAA
- a CDS encoding bifunctional 3-deoxy-7-phosphoheptulonate synthase/chorismate mutase type II, with protein sequence MENKKEMRKWLEDFNLNHPLVIAGPCSAETEDQVLKIARELKDSKVSVFRAGIWKPRTRPGGFEGVGEIGLKWLQKAKAETGLLMGTEVATAAHCKLALEHDIDVLWVGARTTANPFAVQEIADTLKGTDKIVLVKNPVNPDLALWLGGVERLHMAGIEKLGVIHRGFSTYEKTKYRNIPEWQIAIELQNKFPDLPLIIDPSHITGDRKMIFEVTQEALDLNYDGMIIETHYDPDNAWSDAAQQVTPDALKQIIKDLTIRKTDDTTDEYSQKMTKLRANIDVLDANLLELLGKRMKVADEIGQVKKEANVAILQNNRWNEILGKMILEGEKKGLTEEFVLRMFKAIHQESIGHQEKVFNA encoded by the coding sequence ATGGAAAATAAAAAAGAAATGAGAAAGTGGTTAGAAGATTTCAATTTAAATCACCCACTTGTGATAGCTGGACCATGTAGTGCAGAAACGGAAGATCAGGTATTGAAAATTGCGCGTGAATTAAAAGATTCTAAAGTAAGTGTATTCAGAGCCGGAATCTGGAAACCAAGAACGCGTCCGGGAGGATTTGAAGGTGTAGGTGAAATTGGATTGAAATGGTTACAAAAAGCCAAAGCAGAAACTGGTTTACTTATGGGAACTGAGGTAGCAACTGCAGCACACTGTAAATTGGCTTTAGAGCATGATATTGATGTTTTATGGGTTGGAGCCCGTACAACTGCAAATCCTTTTGCAGTTCAGGAAATTGCTGACACTTTAAAAGGTACTGATAAAATTGTTTTGGTGAAAAACCCTGTAAACCCGGATTTAGCTTTATGGTTAGGTGGTGTTGAGCGTTTGCATATGGCCGGAATTGAAAAATTAGGGGTTATTCACAGAGGTTTCTCTACTTACGAAAAAACAAAATACAGAAATATTCCGGAATGGCAGATTGCAATCGAATTGCAAAATAAATTCCCTGATTTACCTTTAATCATCGATCCATCTCACATTACTGGAGATCGTAAAATGATTTTTGAAGTAACACAGGAAGCTTTAGATTTGAACTACGACGGTATGATTATCGAAACGCACTACGATCCGGACAACGCTTGGTCTGATGCTGCGCAACAAGTTACTCCGGACGCTTTGAAACAAATCATTAAAGATTTGACGATCAGAAAAACAGATGATACTACAGATGAGTACAGCCAAAAAATGACTAAATTAAGAGCAAACATCGACGTTTTAGATGCTAACTTATTAGAGTTATTAGGAAAACGTATGAAAGTAGCAGACGAAATTGGTCAGGTGAAAAAAGAAGCGAACGTTGCGATTCTTCAAAACAATCGTTGGAATGAAATTTTAGGGAAAATGATACTGGAAGGAGAGAAAAAAGGACTTACAGAAGAGTTCGTTTTAAGAATGTTTAAAGCGATTCACCAGGAAAGTATTGGTCACCAGGAAAAAGTTTTCAATGCTTAA
- a CDS encoding prephenate dehydrogenase, with translation MKVYVIGIGLIGGSMVLDIKEKHSKATIFGIDNNEEHLQEAIDLGVIDQVGKLEDLCEADFVIVSVPVDVALTILPKVLDLVGEKTIVFEVGSTKKPICDAVTNHPKRRNFIATHPIAGTEFSGPSAAIKGLFQGKTNIICEVEKTTFKLQEKALQLFAEIGMRIRYMDPISHDKHIAYVSHLSHISSFMLGKTVMNKEKDEQDIFDMAGSGFESTVRLAKSSPAMWTPIFKQNKEYVIETLEGYIANLTQFKDLLADDNYNAIFEEMESVNKIKEILNGITIKK, from the coding sequence ATGAAAGTATACGTAATAGGAATAGGGTTAATAGGAGGCTCGATGGTGTTAGACATCAAAGAGAAACATTCGAAGGCAACTATTTTTGGAATTGACAATAACGAAGAACACTTGCAGGAAGCAATTGATTTAGGGGTTATTGATCAGGTAGGGAAGTTGGAAGATCTTTGTGAAGCCGATTTTGTAATCGTTTCGGTTCCGGTAGATGTTGCACTGACGATTTTGCCGAAAGTGCTGGATTTGGTTGGAGAGAAAACGATTGTTTTTGAAGTAGGTTCTACCAAAAAACCAATTTGCGATGCCGTAACAAATCATCCCAAAAGAAGGAACTTTATTGCTACCCACCCGATTGCAGGAACAGAATTTTCGGGACCATCGGCAGCAATAAAAGGACTGTTTCAAGGGAAAACGAATATTATTTGTGAAGTAGAGAAAACTACTTTCAAATTGCAGGAAAAGGCATTGCAACTTTTTGCAGAAATCGGAATGCGGATTCGATATATGGACCCGATTTCGCACGACAAACACATCGCTTACGTTTCGCATTTGTCGCACATTAGTTCGTTTATGCTAGGGAAAACGGTAATGAATAAAGAAAAAGACGAACAGGATATTTTTGATATGGCGGGAAGTGGATTCGAAAGTACCGTTCGTTTGGCCAAAAGTTCACCGGCTATGTGGACACCAATTTTTAAACAAAACAAAGAGTATGTGATTGAAACCTTAGAAGGATATATTGCGAATCTGACTCAGTTTAAAGATTTATTAGCAGATGATAATTATAATGCCATTTTTGAAGAAATGGAAAGTGTAAATAAAATTAAAGAGATATTAAACGGAATTACTATTAAAAAATAA
- a CDS encoding pyridoxal phosphate-dependent aminotransferase yields the protein MITTAKRLDTVEEYYFSSKLREVRQLQSEGKSIINMGIGSPDLSPSKAVIEAVQLAIQEEHAHGYQSYQGLPELRKGMADFYQNQFGVDVNPNTEILPLMGSKEGIMHISLAFLNEGDHVLIPNPGYPTYTSVTNLVGAVPVYYDLKEANAWEPDFEALEKLDLSKVKIMWLGYPHMPTGARGSLALFEKLVAFAKKHNILLVNDNPYSFVLNDNPMSLLQVEGAKEVALELNSLSKTFNMAGWRVGMVLGNAEVIDAVLKVKSNMDSGMFYGIQKGAVAALNCGKSWFEEQNKIYKRRRELTNQLAEKLGCKVYAEGVGLFVWAKLPEGIASAEKFIDEILYEKHIFITPGTIFGSNGEGYIRFSLCVKEEKVQEAIDRF from the coding sequence ATGATTACAACAGCAAAACGATTAGATACAGTTGAAGAATACTACTTCTCTTCCAAATTGAGAGAAGTGAGACAACTGCAATCTGAAGGAAAGTCTATCATCAATATGGGCATCGGAAGCCCGGATTTGAGTCCGTCGAAAGCAGTTATTGAGGCGGTGCAATTGGCCATTCAGGAAGAGCATGCGCATGGCTATCAAAGTTATCAGGGATTGCCGGAGTTGAGAAAAGGGATGGCAGATTTTTATCAGAATCAGTTTGGTGTTGACGTGAATCCGAATACGGAGATTTTGCCGTTAATGGGGTCAAAAGAAGGAATCATGCATATTTCGCTGGCTTTTTTGAATGAAGGCGATCATGTTTTAATTCCGAATCCAGGTTATCCGACCTATACTTCGGTGACCAATTTGGTTGGAGCTGTTCCGGTATATTATGATTTGAAAGAAGCAAATGCCTGGGAGCCGGATTTCGAAGCTTTGGAAAAATTAGACCTTTCGAAAGTAAAAATCATGTGGTTGGGGTATCCACACATGCCAACAGGAGCAAGAGGAAGTTTAGCGTTATTTGAAAAATTGGTTGCTTTTGCTAAAAAACACAACATTTTATTGGTCAATGACAATCCGTATAGTTTTGTTTTGAATGATAATCCGATGAGTTTATTGCAGGTAGAAGGGGCAAAAGAAGTGGCTTTGGAATTGAATTCACTTAGTAAAACTTTCAACATGGCTGGCTGGAGAGTCGGAATGGTTTTAGGAAACGCAGAAGTTATTGATGCAGTACTGAAAGTCAAAAGTAACATGGACAGTGGTATGTTTTACGGAATTCAAAAAGGAGCGGTTGCTGCTTTAAATTGTGGTAAATCCTGGTTTGAAGAACAAAATAAAATTTACAAACGCCGTCGTGAATTGACAAATCAATTGGCAGAAAAATTAGGCTGTAAAGTGTATGCAGAAGGCGTTGGACTTTTTGTATGGGCAAAATTGCCGGAAGGAATTGCATCTGCAGAAAAGTTCATTGACGAGATATTATACGAGAAACATATTTTCATCACACCCGGAACTATTTTCGGAAGTAATGGTGAGGGATACATTAGATTCTCATTGTGTGTGAAAGAAGAAAAAGTACAAGAAGCGATTGATAGATTTTAG
- a CDS encoding prephenate dehydratase, with translation MTTKIAIQGIKGSFHHQVVKEYFSENVAIDECLSFEELIDSLLSGKSDQAVMAIENSIAGPIIPNYALIDKNNLHIIGEHYLSIHQNLMALKGQKIEDIKEVHSHPMAILQCMDFLKKYPNIKLVEDKDTAETARRIQEKQLTGIAAIASKTASEMYDLAILVPEIQTIKNNMTRFVIIKKQNSFLPENEINRASIKFELDHKRGSLAAVLNVMSDCQLNLTKIQSLPKIETPWKYSFFVDVTFEKYEDFAKAKALLNIMAEYFKVLGEYKNTKP, from the coding sequence ATGACAACGAAAATTGCAATACAAGGTATAAAAGGTTCCTTTCATCATCAGGTAGTGAAAGAGTATTTCTCTGAAAATGTGGCTATTGATGAATGTTTGTCTTTTGAGGAATTAATTGATAGTCTGCTTTCCGGAAAATCCGATCAGGCCGTAATGGCGATTGAAAACTCTATTGCAGGGCCAATTATTCCTAATTATGCTTTGATTGATAAGAATAATTTACACATTATTGGAGAGCATTATTTGAGCATTCATCAGAATTTAATGGCTTTGAAAGGGCAGAAAATAGAGGATATAAAAGAAGTTCATTCGCACCCGATGGCCATTTTGCAATGCATGGATTTCTTGAAAAAATATCCCAATATTAAATTGGTTGAAGATAAAGATACAGCAGAAACAGCCAGAAGAATTCAGGAAAAACAACTCACCGGAATTGCAGCAATTGCGAGTAAAACGGCTTCTGAAATGTATGATTTAGCGATTCTGGTACCGGAGATTCAGACGATCAAAAATAATATGACCCGCTTTGTGATCATTAAAAAGCAGAATTCATTTTTGCCAGAGAACGAAATCAACAGAGCGTCAATCAAATTTGAGTTGGATCACAAAAGAGGAAGTTTGGCAGCAGTTTTAAACGTAATGAGCGACTGCCAGTTGAATTTAACAAAAATTCAATCGCTCCCGAAAATTGAAACTCCTTGGAAATATTCGTTTTTCGTAGATGTAACCTTCGAGAAATACGAAGATTTTGCCAAAGCAAAAGCGTTACTGAATATAATGGCAGAGTACTTTAAAGTGCTAGGAGAATATAAGAATACGAAACCATAG